AATAGGTGCAATAAGAGCGGTTACTCCTAGTACTAATGCAAGATTGCAGATGTTTGAGCCTATCACATTGCCCATGGTGATATCTGGACTCCCAGCTAGTGCTGCTTGAATACTAATTAATAATTCGGGTGAAGATGTTCCAAATGCCACAATAGTAACACCAACAACCAAGGGGGACATTTTGAGCCTCAAAGCAATTCTTGAGGCCCCGCGGACTAATAATTCTCCACCGAGAATTAAAACAGCTAAGCCGACAAAAAGCAATATGGTATTTGACAATGGCATTTACTATTGTGTATGTTTTTGACCAAAACTTAAATCTCCCGCATCTCCTAAACCCGGTAAAATATAGGCTTTTTCATTGAGTTCTCGATCTAATGAGCCTAAATAAATATCATATTCACCTCTAATATTTTCACTGATGAATTTCACTCCTTCTGGCGTTCCAATGGCGGCCGCGATAATAATTCTTTCTGGTCTTGCTAATTTTGTAATGTGCTCTATCGCTGTAATTAGAGATTTTCCTGTAGCAAGCATCGGGTCGGCTAATATTAAAGTCCTGTCATTTAATGGAGGTAGGGCCTCATATCCCATTTCAATTGTGAAATTGTTGCTGTCAGAGTGTTTTCTATATGCTCCTATGAATCCGGAGTCAGAGTGGTCAAAAATATTGAGGAAGCCCTGATGAAAAGGTAATCCTGCTCTCAATACGCTCACTATTACTGGGAAATCGTGCATGAGAGCCACTTGGGTTTCCTCTAAGGGGGTTTGTATTGGCTTTTGCTGAAAGTATAAGGATTTTGATATTTCATATGCTAACAATTCAGCCACTCTTTCAAGGTTTCTTCTGAATCTATAGCGGTCTTTCTGAATATCGACTTCTCTCAAC
This is a stretch of genomic DNA from Marivirga harenae. It encodes these proteins:
- the upp gene encoding uracil phosphoribosyltransferase; the encoded protein is MYILDKENSIANHFLAELREVDIQKDRYRFRRNLERVAELLAYEISKSLYFQQKPIQTPLEETQVALMHDFPVIVSVLRAGLPFHQGFLNIFDHSDSGFIGAYRKHSDSNNFTIEMGYEALPPLNDRTLILADPMLATGKSLITAIEHITKLARPERIIIAAAIGTPEGVKFISENIRGEYDIYLGSLDRELNEKAYILPGLGDAGDLSFGQKHTQ